The following proteins are encoded in a genomic region of Mycoplasma sp. NEAQ87857:
- a CDS encoding tRNA1(Val) (adenine(37)-N6)-methyltransferase: MTETRNLTKENRKLVKNSLGFDSNLYVYQDKSMFNYSVDTIMLGNFISLNKKTTRALEVGANNGALSIFVASRYEKLKIDAIEIQAKAAKLAIENVKLNQMDNQITIINSDFNDYWKQFIKTNNKKYQIIFCNPPFYPFDKTKVKKDISMEKLIATHEIHLNLDQLIQGCSKIIEQKGFLSLVLPVERMVDCFEIFRKYNFEPKRVQLIYPRTFSKPKFMLVEARYQSGWGTCFLPNIYLHNDNDLNNHDYLNEVKQLYKPIKVIKE, from the coding sequence ATGACAGAAACAAGAAATTTAACAAAAGAAAATAGAAAATTAGTTAAAAACTCTTTAGGTTTTGATTCGAATTTATATGTTTATCAAGATAAATCAATGTTTAATTATTCAGTAGATACCATTATGCTTGGTAATTTTATTAGTTTAAATAAAAAAACAACTAGAGCTTTAGAAGTTGGTGCAAATAATGGTGCTTTATCAATTTTTGTAGCTTCTAGATATGAAAAATTAAAAATTGATGCAATTGAAATTCAAGCCAAAGCTGCGAAATTAGCAATTGAAAATGTTAAATTAAACCAAATGGACAATCAAATCACTATTATAAATAGTGATTTTAATGACTATTGAAAACAATTTATTAAAACTAATAATAAAAAATATCAAATTATTTTCTGCAACCCTCCATTTTATCCTTTTGATAAAACTAAAGTTAAAAAAGATATTTCAATGGAAAAATTAATTGCCACTCATGAAATACATTTAAACTTAGATCAATTAATTCAAGGTTGTTCAAAAATTATTGAACAAAAAGGATTTTTATCATTAGTTTTACCAGTAGAAAGAATGGTGGATTGCTTTGAAATTTTTCGAAAATACAACTTTGAACCTAAAAGAGTGCAATTAATCTACCCAAGAACCTTTAGTAAACCAAAATTTATGTTAGTTGAAGCAAGATATCAAAGTGGTTGAGGAACTTGCTTTTTACCAAATATTTATTTACACAATGATAATGATTTAAATAATCACGATTATTTAAATGAAGTTAAACAACTTTACAAACCAATTAAAGTTATAAAGGAGTAA
- the scpB gene encoding SMC-Scp complex subunit ScpB, with protein sequence MKNKIIEALLYIQGDEGLTLEQIKEIFNLKTIAEAKKVLNDFHKSFNEEDRGLKVVVFNDVYKLATRESVKEYIQKMVSITKKQRLTNAAIEVAGIIAYKQPITKGQISKIRGSASDTIVNTLLDKGVIEEVGISPTQGNPVLYGVTNKFYDHFRITTMRDLPRIDEFNFVDIDDENDNDFDLFSSQREE encoded by the coding sequence ATGAAAAATAAAATTATTGAAGCATTACTTTATATCCAAGGTGATGAAGGATTAACTTTAGAACAAATTAAAGAAATTTTTAATCTTAAAACTATTGCTGAAGCTAAAAAAGTATTAAATGATTTTCATAAAAGTTTTAATGAAGAAGATCGTGGATTAAAAGTAGTTGTATTTAACGATGTTTATAAATTAGCAACCAGAGAATCAGTCAAAGAATACATTCAAAAAATGGTATCTATCACCAAAAAACAACGTCTTACTAATGCTGCTATTGAAGTTGCTGGAATTATTGCTTACAAACAACCAATAACCAAAGGTCAAATTTCAAAAATTCGTGGTTCAGCATCAGATACTATAGTTAACACTTTATTAGATAAAGGTGTTATTGAAGAAGTTGGAATTTCTCCAACTCAAGGAAATCCAGTTTTATATGGAGTTACTAATAAATTTTATGATCATTTTAGAATTACTACAATGAGAGATTTACCAAGAATTGATGAGTTTAATTTCGTTGATATTGATGATGAAAATGATAATGATTTTGATTTATTTAGTAGTCAAAGAGAAGAATAA
- the secG gene encoding preprotein translocase subunit SecG, which produces MNILTIILIIVAVIVIIVSLLMSPDSNGFSGALVGSGDLELFKQSKERGIKKFLKYTMFTLGFIVLIVSVLLRAFN; this is translated from the coding sequence ATGAACATTTTAACCATTATTTTAATTATTGTAGCTGTAATTGTAATCATTGTGTCCTTATTAATGTCTCCAGATTCTAATGGATTTTCTGGAGCTTTAGTAGGATCTGGTGATCTAGAATTATTTAAACAATCAAAAGAGAGAGGTATCAAAAAGTTTTTAAAATATACTATGTTTACTTTAGGTTTTATAGTCCTAATTGTTTCGGTCTTATTAAGAGCTTTTAATTAA
- a CDS encoding amidase family protein, with protein MNREFLNKGDCNLAYNELKNDQNNCVASMMEIKEAKKGALNNVALTIKDVFATKDYLTRASSLILDNFYPSYNATVVDKLINNGAVALAKVNNDELALGGTGTYSAYGLITNPLDKTKYAGGSSSGSVATFSKNVGIALGSDTGDSVRLPASYCGVVGFKPSYGAISRYGMFAYASSLDTVAYFTHNVNDAIVVAQNVYGLDNKDMTTVEVEINNVIKTKPNKVILLDFSEFCEAYVNDAIDQLIAKMQEKDIKVEIIKPNLDILRTIKPVYQVISFSEASSNLANLNGVAFGNRQEGDSWEQLMHSTRSKGFGKMVQERLSLGSYFLYSENQEELFIKAQKARRVIKNYLNELHDKADVVIYPAFGGIAPTFGSEKDYDVMNYILTGANLAGNPSITIPLAKYQNFPFNLAIDAANYKDAQLLANAEYIEELIGEMYE; from the coding sequence ATGAATAGAGAATTTTTAAATAAAGGTGATTGTAATTTAGCTTATAATGAGTTAAAAAATGATCAAAATAATTGTGTAGCTTCTATGATGGAAATCAAAGAAGCTAAAAAAGGTGCTTTAAACAATGTTGCTTTAACCATTAAAGATGTTTTTGCGACTAAAGATTATTTAACTAGAGCTTCATCATTGATTTTAGATAACTTTTATCCTTCATACAATGCTACAGTAGTTGATAAATTAATTAATAATGGAGCAGTAGCTTTAGCTAAAGTGAATAATGATGAATTAGCTCTTGGAGGAACTGGAACTTATAGTGCTTATGGATTAATCACTAACCCTCTAGACAAAACTAAATATGCTGGAGGTTCTTCTAGTGGTTCTGTTGCTACTTTTAGCAAAAATGTTGGTATTGCTTTAGGTTCAGATACAGGAGATTCAGTAAGATTACCTGCAAGTTATTGTGGAGTTGTGGGATTTAAACCTAGCTATGGTGCAATTAGTAGATATGGAATGTTTGCTTATGCTTCATCATTAGATACAGTAGCTTATTTTACTCATAATGTGAATGATGCTATAGTAGTAGCTCAAAATGTATATGGTTTAGATAATAAAGATATGACTACTGTAGAAGTAGAAATTAATAATGTTATTAAAACTAAACCAAATAAAGTTATTTTATTAGACTTTAGTGAATTTTGTGAAGCTTATGTTAATGATGCAATTGATCAATTAATAGCTAAAATGCAAGAAAAAGATATAAAAGTAGAAATAATAAAGCCTAATTTAGATATTTTAAGAACTATTAAACCAGTATATCAAGTAATTAGCTTCTCAGAAGCTAGCTCTAATTTAGCTAATTTAAATGGAGTAGCTTTTGGAAATAGACAAGAAGGAGATTCTTGAGAACAATTAATGCATTCAACTAGATCTAAAGGTTTTGGAAAAATGGTGCAAGAAAGATTGAGTCTTGGAAGCTATTTCTTATATTCAGAAAATCAAGAAGAGTTATTTATTAAAGCTCAAAAAGCTCGTAGAGTAATTAAAAACTATTTAAATGAATTACATGATAAAGCTGATGTTGTTATTTATCCTGCTTTTGGTGGAATTGCTCCTACTTTTGGTAGTGAAAAAGATTATGATGTTATGAACTATATTTTAACTGGAGCTAATTTAGCAGGAAATCCATCAATTACTATCCCTTTAGCTAAATATCAAAACTTTCCATTTAACCTTGCTATCGATGCAGCAAATTATAAAGATGCACAATTATTAGCTAATGCAGAATATATTGAAGAATTAATAGGAGAAATGTATGAATAA
- a CDS encoding RluA family pseudouridine synthase codes for MFEIQATLNDHNRTIFKVLTKYLNNLPLSKIESLFRKKDIKVNGKRNIKKDYIVQENDHIVVYGIVDFKKKETIAKINYDFKILYEDDNLLIIDKKSGIAVHDGENNLDLQVLNYLKFKPVDSFKPSHIGRLDKDTSGIIVYGKNYQTVSQFNAKSNSFIKKYQFISDFNQDKLEVRLYHKKDHLTGKIKVYAKEVPDSKLAITILETLGKKKLATIKTGRKHQIRLALKWLNQPIYGDRKYGGKKASRLMLHSYYLKLNNLEGDLEYLNGMEFYSIPKW; via the coding sequence ATGTTTGAAATACAAGCAACACTTAATGATCATAATCGAACTATATTTAAAGTATTAACTAAATACTTAAATAATTTACCACTAAGTAAAATTGAATCATTATTTAGAAAAAAAGATATTAAAGTCAATGGAAAAAGAAACATTAAAAAAGATTATATTGTTCAAGAGAATGATCATATTGTAGTTTATGGAATAGTTGATTTTAAAAAGAAAGAAACTATAGCTAAAATCAACTATGATTTTAAAATTTTATATGAGGATGATAATTTATTAATTATTGATAAAAAAAGTGGAATTGCAGTGCATGATGGAGAAAACAATTTAGATCTACAAGTTTTAAATTATTTAAAATTTAAACCAGTAGATAGTTTTAAACCATCTCACATAGGAAGATTAGATAAAGATACTAGTGGAATTATTGTTTATGGAAAAAATTATCAAACAGTAAGTCAATTTAATGCTAAATCTAATAGTTTTATTAAAAAATATCAATTTATTAGTGATTTTAATCAAGATAAATTAGAAGTTAGGTTATATCACAAAAAAGATCATTTAACAGGTAAAATTAAAGTTTATGCTAAAGAAGTTCCTGATTCTAAATTAGCTATTACTATTTTAGAAACTTTAGGTAAAAAGAAATTAGCAACAATTAAAACTGGTAGAAAACACCAAATTAGATTAGCTTTAAAATGATTAAATCAACCAATTTATGGTGATAGAAAATATGGTGGTAAAAAAGCAAGTAGATTGATGTTGCATTCATATTATTTAAAATTAAATAATCTTGAAGGTGATTTAGAATACTTAAATGGAATGGAATTTTATAGCATTCCTAAATGATAG
- the rnr gene encoding ribonuclease R, with translation MNKEKILKYLQQKKSSSFLDIAKHFRISPKNNRELTNILSFLQKEYKVFKNNNDEYYAPELEETIIGVLNVAQRGSFGFVDYNIDEVNKTKDSVFVKNFNFNGAINGDTVKVNVYSSFNDQDLKNGVITHIQERGTDEVVGFIKQKNTTTYFVPADNKFKTTHWRIIGSKVAIKLNDLVVAKIVKYEAKSVLIEITKVITNEADPMVFVKSYLEQIKAPAGFPSDLNQEIQNIPLTIDNENKDNRIDLRDKMIVTIDGDDTKDFDDAINVTKLDNGNYFLGVYIADVSYYVKEDSLIDQEALKRGTSVYLVDRVIPMLPVELSNGICSLNPNEDRFVLACEMEIDPNGNTVKTNVFQGIINSKFRLTYKQVDKYYETNLINEDASNKDELKQMLNTAKELSLILHKYKCDQGYIDFEIDEPKIKLDETGSVKEIVINKRGFSEVLIEDFMVRANETVAKFLFDNKLPVLYRVHEIPDDDKLINLKNALSAIGISMGDLNANNINPLNFAQLVENVKNKRNDDFVKLMFLRTMQKAIYSPENIKHFGLASNYYCHFTSPIRRYPDLIIHRIIRNFIINKDMDKLQHIIDNLPIYGDLNTKSEQKAVQIERNVNDLKFAEFLKNKVGQKFKAQILTILNFGFFIEFDFKASGLVHKSTLIDGEYEVNETLTKLSSNKRTFTLGDEVEVIVVGVDLVEGKVDCVLADLYQDYLKLNKEKEKKSHDRNKKFNKRK, from the coding sequence ATGAATAAAGAAAAAATTTTAAAATATTTACAACAGAAGAAATCATCAAGTTTTTTAGATATAGCTAAACACTTTCGAATTTCACCTAAAAATAATCGAGAATTAACCAATATTCTTTCTTTTTTACAAAAAGAATACAAGGTATTTAAAAATAATAATGATGAATATTATGCACCAGAATTAGAAGAAACTATTATTGGTGTTTTAAATGTAGCTCAAAGAGGTTCATTTGGATTTGTAGATTACAATATTGACGAGGTTAATAAAACCAAAGATAGTGTTTTTGTTAAAAACTTTAATTTCAATGGAGCAATCAACGGTGATACAGTAAAAGTTAATGTTTATTCATCATTTAATGATCAAGATTTAAAAAATGGTGTAATCACACATATCCAAGAACGTGGAACTGATGAAGTTGTTGGTTTTATTAAGCAAAAAAATACTACAACCTATTTTGTTCCTGCAGATAATAAATTCAAAACAACTCATTGAAGAATTATTGGATCAAAAGTGGCTATTAAATTAAATGATTTAGTGGTGGCTAAAATTGTTAAATACGAAGCTAAAAGTGTTTTAATTGAAATTACTAAAGTGATTACTAATGAAGCTGATCCAATGGTTTTTGTTAAGTCTTATTTAGAACAAATTAAAGCTCCTGCAGGTTTTCCTAGTGATTTAAATCAAGAAATTCAAAATATCCCATTAACCATAGATAACGAGAATAAAGATAATAGAATTGACCTTAGAGATAAAATGATTGTAACCATTGATGGTGATGATACTAAGGACTTTGATGATGCGATTAATGTAACTAAGTTAGATAATGGAAATTACTTTTTAGGAGTTTATATTGCTGATGTATCTTACTATGTTAAAGAAGATAGTTTAATTGATCAAGAAGCTTTAAAAAGAGGAACTAGTGTTTATTTAGTTGATCGAGTTATTCCAATGCTTCCAGTAGAATTATCTAATGGAATTTGTTCATTAAACCCTAATGAAGATCGGTTTGTTTTAGCTTGTGAAATGGAAATTGATCCTAATGGTAACACTGTAAAAACTAATGTTTTCCAAGGTATTATTAATTCTAAATTTAGATTAACTTACAAACAAGTTGATAAGTATTATGAAACTAATTTAATTAATGAAGATGCAAGTAATAAAGATGAACTTAAACAAATGTTAAATACTGCTAAAGAATTAAGTTTAATTTTGCATAAATATAAATGTGATCAAGGATATATTGATTTTGAAATTGATGAACCAAAAATTAAATTAGATGAAACTGGTAGTGTTAAAGAGATTGTGATTAATAAACGTGGATTTTCTGAGGTTTTAATTGAAGATTTTATGGTTAGAGCGAATGAAACTGTTGCTAAATTTTTATTTGATAATAAACTTCCAGTTTTATATAGAGTTCATGAAATTCCAGATGATGATAAATTAATTAATTTAAAAAATGCTTTATCAGCCATAGGAATTTCAATGGGTGATTTAAATGCAAATAATATTAATCCATTAAACTTTGCTCAATTAGTTGAAAATGTAAAAAACAAAAGAAATGATGATTTTGTTAAATTAATGTTTTTAAGAACTATGCAAAAAGCCATTTATTCTCCAGAAAACATTAAACACTTTGGTCTTGCAAGTAATTATTATTGTCATTTTACTAGTCCAATTAGAAGGTATCCAGATTTAATAATTCACCGTATTATTCGAAACTTTATTATTAATAAAGATATGGATAAACTTCAGCACATTATTGATAATTTACCAATTTATGGGGATTTAAATACAAAAAGCGAACAAAAAGCGGTACAAATTGAACGTAATGTTAATGATTTGAAATTTGCTGAATTTCTAAAAAATAAAGTTGGTCAAAAATTTAAAGCTCAAATTTTAACTATATTAAACTTTGGATTCTTTATTGAATTTGATTTTAAAGCTTCAGGATTAGTACATAAAAGCACATTAATTGATGGAGAATATGAAGTTAATGAAACTTTAACTAAACTTTCAAGCAATAAACGTACTTTTACTTTAGGTGATGAAGTAGAGGTTATTGTTGTTGGAGTAGATTTAGTTGAAGGTAAAGTAGATTGTGTATTAGCTGATTTATATCAAGATTATTTAAAATTAAACAAAGAAAAAGAAAAAAAATCACATGACAGAAACAAGAAATTTAACAAAAGAAAATAG
- a CDS encoding Asp-tRNA(Asn)/Glu-tRNA(Gln) amidotransferase subunit GatC encodes MQTMNKEKLIEIVSSLMLEPTDEVIENILNNWTKLQNELKSLDKLDLANVKPLTHINEELKIDFLREDIEDTSYAISKQDILKNAKDADDDYIILTKVVK; translated from the coding sequence ATGCAAACAATGAATAAAGAAAAACTTATTGAAATAGTTTCATCATTAATGCTAGAACCTACTGATGAAGTTATTGAAAATATTTTAAATAATTGAACCAAATTACAAAATGAACTTAAATCATTAGATAAATTAGATTTAGCTAATGTTAAGCCACTAACTCATATAAATGAAGAATTAAAAATTGATTTTTTACGTGAAGATATAGAAGATACAAGTTATGCTATTTCAAAACAAGATATCTTAAAAAATGCTAAAGATGCAGACGATGACTATATCATACTTACAAAGGTGGTTAAATAA
- the gltX gene encoding glutamate--tRNA ligase: MKKIRTRYAPSPTGYLHIGGARTALFCYLYAKHFDGDFVFRLEDTDVKRNVEGGEASQLDNLAWLGIIPDESPYQPNEKYGKYRQSEKLDRYKAVANELLAKGLAYKAYDNAEELQAQKDESDAKGIPSFKYDPNWLQISDQEKQKRDANGEYSIRLKMPKDKIYQWNDIVRGEISFNSSDLADWVIYKSDGYPTYNFAVVIDDHDMEISHILRGEEHIGNTPKQLALYDYLNWEVPSFGHLTIITNMEGKKLSKRDTTLKQFIEDYKNEGYMPEGIFNFLALLGWTDKEAKELLTKEELITRFDPARLSKSPSKFDISKMNWFSKQYLKNKSNQEIANLMNLTLDDWSELFIETFKQNAVTITDLNNELKAYDDKSINKLEFNEEELIVIKQFASLLKDQLNQNKDFSVELINNLVKEVQSITGFKGKKLFMPIRKATTMVEHGPELAKAIYLFGQDVILERLAQYEN, encoded by the coding sequence ATGAAAAAAATAAGAACTCGTTATGCACCTTCACCAACAGGTTATTTACACATTGGAGGAGCAAGAACTGCTTTATTTTGTTATTTATATGCTAAACATTTTGATGGTGATTTTGTTTTTAGACTTGAAGATACTGATGTTAAAAGAAATGTTGAAGGCGGAGAAGCTTCACAATTAGATAATTTAGCTTGATTAGGAATTATTCCAGATGAAAGTCCATATCAACCAAATGAAAAATATGGTAAATATCGTCAAAGTGAAAAATTAGATCGTTATAAAGCTGTTGCTAATGAATTATTAGCTAAAGGTTTAGCTTATAAAGCTTATGATAATGCTGAAGAACTACAAGCTCAAAAAGATGAAAGCGATGCCAAAGGTATTCCAAGTTTTAAATATGATCCTAATTGATTACAAATTTCAGATCAAGAAAAACAAAAACGTGATGCAAATGGTGAATATTCAATTAGATTAAAAATGCCAAAAGATAAGATTTATCAATGAAACGATATTGTTAGAGGTGAAATTAGCTTTAATTCTAGTGATTTAGCTGATTGAGTTATTTATAAATCTGATGGATATCCTACTTATAATTTTGCTGTAGTTATTGATGATCATGATATGGAAATTTCACATATTCTTAGAGGTGAAGAACACATTGGTAACACTCCTAAACAATTAGCTTTATATGATTATTTAAATTGAGAAGTACCTAGTTTTGGTCATTTAACTATTATTACTAATATGGAAGGTAAAAAACTTTCAAAACGTGATACTACTTTAAAACAATTTATTGAAGATTATAAAAATGAAGGTTATATGCCTGAAGGTATATTTAACTTTTTAGCATTATTAGGTTGAACTGATAAAGAAGCTAAAGAATTATTAACCAAAGAAGAATTAATCACAAGATTTGATCCAGCTAGATTAAGCAAAAGTCCTTCAAAATTTGATATTTCAAAAATGAATTGATTCTCAAAACAATATTTAAAAAATAAATCAAACCAAGAAATTGCAAACTTAATGAACCTAACCTTAGATGATTGAAGTGAGTTATTCATTGAAACTTTTAAACAAAATGCAGTAACTATTACTGATTTAAATAATGAATTAAAAGCTTATGATGATAAATCAATTAATAAACTTGAATTCAATGAAGAAGAATTAATTGTAATTAAACAATTTGCTTCTTTATTAAAAGATCAATTAAATCAAAATAAAGATTTTAGTGTTGAATTAATTAATAATTTAGTCAAAGAAGTTCAATCAATTACTGGTTTTAAAGGTAAAAAATTATTTATGCCTATTAGAAAAGCAACTACAATGGTTGAACATGGTCCAGAATTAGCTAAAGCTATTTATTTATTTGGACAAGATGTAATTTTAGAAAGGTTAGCTCAATATGAAAATTAA
- a CDS encoding holo-ACP synthase, producing the protein MELESLKSMQDAFYRPIGVDITHISRFEKADINFAKRILSIDEFNQFIKLKTEQKALFLARAWAIKEAIFKANNKYYRFSQINLKKYNNRWHFLNFSISISHDQDILIAFVLENVKENYEKNRN; encoded by the coding sequence ATGGAACTTGAGTCTTTAAAATCAATGCAAGATGCATTTTATAGACCTATAGGTGTAGACATTACACATATTTCACGCTTTGAAAAAGCTGATATTAATTTTGCAAAAAGAATTTTGTCAATTGATGAATTTAATCAGTTTATAAAACTAAAAACAGAGCAAAAAGCATTATTTTTAGCTCGAGCTTGAGCAATAAAAGAAGCTATTTTTAAAGCAAATAACAAGTATTATAGATTTAGTCAAATAAATCTTAAAAAATATAACAATCGATGACATTTTTTAAATTTTAGTATATCCATAAGTCATGATCAAGATATTTTAATTGCTTTTGTGTTAGAAAATGTTAAGGAGAATTATGAAAAAAATCGCAATTAA
- a CDS encoding segregation/condensation protein A, with the protein MSKKNLKKLSNKYLEYDSDYKFTISNLDNFDGPLDLILALVKDKKINILDINLLEIATQYIEIINQLKENEIDIAGDYLVMAATLLQLKAKMLLQEPEELEEIEEEKQELIQQLVEYQQFIDVRDTLKTFETKRQDIFIKKPSNVEEFMVDDSSTRLDGHSNPMKLITTLRMMFERVYAKKLRTTSLKPFKLTPEDQFDFIKNLVLTNDKVSFEQVFNVPSIQHFVVTLIAILDLARQQFLTINQDSEFGEIWLTKKEVVDEK; encoded by the coding sequence ATGAGCAAAAAGAATCTTAAGAAACTATCTAATAAATATTTAGAATATGATTCAGATTACAAATTCACAATTAGTAATCTAGATAATTTTGATGGTCCTTTAGATTTAATTTTAGCTTTAGTTAAAGATAAAAAGATTAATATTCTAGATATTAATCTTTTAGAAATAGCAACTCAGTATATTGAAATTATTAATCAATTAAAAGAAAATGAAATTGATATAGCTGGTGATTATTTAGTAATGGCTGCAACTTTATTGCAACTTAAAGCTAAAATGTTGCTTCAAGAACCAGAAGAATTAGAAGAAATTGAAGAAGAAAAACAAGAATTAATTCAACAATTAGTTGAATATCAACAATTTATTGATGTTAGAGATACATTAAAAACTTTTGAAACTAAAAGACAAGATATCTTTATAAAAAAACCTTCCAATGTTGAAGAATTTATGGTTGATGATTCATCAACTAGGTTAGATGGTCATTCAAATCCAATGAAATTAATCACTACTTTAAGAATGATGTTTGAAAGAGTTTATGCTAAAAAATTAAGAACCACTAGCTTAAAACCTTTTAAATTAACTCCTGAAGATCAATTTGATTTCATTAAAAATTTGGTATTAACCAATGATAAAGTTTCATTTGAACAAGTGTTTAATGTACCTTCAATTCAACATTTTGTAGTTACTTTAATTGCGATTCTAGATTTAGCAAGACAGCAATTTTTAACAATTAATCAAGATAGTGAATTTGGTGAAATATGACTAACTAAAAAAGAGGTGGTTGATGAAAAATAA
- a CDS encoding 1-acyl-sn-glycerol-3-phosphate acyltransferase, which yields MKKIAINTTLKKVLFSPIWLWRAFSLRMKARKYKKTPEMMDVNERYKYILKLSKKIMNIYNVDLVVEGFENLPNNGGVILAPNHKSNMDPLAIIAALEKQTEELGILQKIPVFVAKEELGKKFMVKNALTILDTTLIDRKNFRESIQKLSDFGVFVKENKSYGVIFPEGTRIKGKELGEFKAGAFKIAQTLQIPIVPVAIYNSETAFDKQRKGRLKIVVSFLKPLKPTDFIMQDNKSLGERVKNLIQRELRQHEQKES from the coding sequence ATGAAAAAAATCGCAATTAATACAACTTTAAAGAAAGTGTTATTTAGTCCAATTTGACTATGACGTGCTTTTTCTTTACGTATGAAAGCTAGAAAATATAAAAAAACACCAGAAATGATGGATGTTAATGAACGTTATAAATATATTTTAAAATTATCTAAAAAAATAATGAATATTTATAATGTTGATTTAGTGGTTGAAGGTTTTGAAAATCTCCCTAATAATGGTGGAGTTATTTTAGCACCAAACCATAAATCAAATATGGATCCTTTAGCTATTATTGCAGCTTTAGAAAAACAAACTGAAGAATTAGGTATTTTACAAAAAATTCCAGTATTTGTTGCTAAAGAAGAACTTGGTAAAAAATTTATGGTTAAAAATGCATTAACCATATTAGATACTACTTTAATAGATCGTAAGAATTTCCGTGAAAGCATTCAAAAATTATCAGATTTTGGTGTTTTTGTAAAAGAAAATAAATCATATGGAGTAATTTTCCCAGAAGGAACAAGAATTAAAGGTAAAGAATTAGGTGAATTTAAAGCTGGGGCATTTAAAATTGCTCAAACTTTACAAATTCCAATTGTTCCTGTTGCAATTTATAATTCAGAAACTGCTTTTGATAAACAAAGAAAAGGTAGATTAAAAATTGTGGTTTCATTTTTAAAACCACTTAAACCAACTGATTTTATTATGCAAGATAACAAATCTCTTGGAGAAAGAGTAAAAAATCTTATTCAAAGGGAATTAAGACAACATGAGCAAAAAGAATCTTAA